A genomic segment from Rubrobacter tropicus encodes:
- a CDS encoding DnaD domain-containing protein: MERLRLTPPGETRARGGRARLYVRWMPHLGAEAVALYELLRVLPDVGHDAVDAEELAELLRLTPEGVGEAFETLVEAGFVFEREGWLEVAEHPPAGSARPKEARQERPREVVRKREESVREAPVRDVQVVRAEPEGVSADDYFRFMGTLPAPHILEFLNGYCGRDGLTPDAVREALKIASERDARRVGYVRSILERWVERGVKTVEDVERFEQDRKLRLVQESGAVKGGALKVRESFAGGGVRGGTDRQSAARRREGYEWLFGEEG; this comes from the coding sequence ATGGAGAGGCTCAGGCTCACACCGCCGGGTGAGACTCGGGCGCGGGGAGGCCGCGCCCGGCTTTACGTGCGCTGGATGCCGCACCTCGGCGCCGAGGCCGTCGCCCTCTACGAGTTGCTGCGCGTCCTGCCCGACGTCGGGCATGATGCCGTCGACGCCGAGGAACTGGCGGAGCTTTTGCGTTTGACGCCCGAGGGGGTCGGGGAAGCCTTCGAGACGCTGGTGGAAGCCGGGTTCGTCTTCGAGCGGGAGGGCTGGCTGGAGGTCGCCGAGCACCCGCCGGCTGGATCGGCGCGGCCGAAGGAGGCCCGGCAAGAACGTCCCCGCGAGGTCGTTCGGAAGAGGGAAGAGTCCGTACGCGAGGCGCCGGTCCGGGACGTGCAGGTGGTGCGGGCCGAGCCGGAGGGGGTTTCGGCAGACGACTACTTCCGGTTTATGGGGACGTTGCCGGCGCCGCACATCCTGGAGTTCTTGAACGGGTATTGCGGGCGGGACGGGCTCACGCCCGACGCGGTGCGGGAGGCGCTCAAGATCGCCAGCGAGCGGGACGCGAGGCGCGTCGGCTACGTCAGGAGCATCCTGGAGCGGTGGGTCGAGCGGGGCGTCAAGACCGTTGAGGACGTTGAGCGCTTCGAGCAGGACCGCAAGCTCAGGCTCGTTCAGGAGAGTGGGGCCGTAAAGGGCGGGGCGTTGAAGGTAAGGGAGAGCTTCGCTGGAGGGGGGGTGAGGGGTGGAACGGATAGACAATCTGCTGCCAGGCGCAGGGAGGGGTACGAGTGGCTCTTCGGGGAAGAGGGGTAA
- a CDS encoding Sec-independent protein translocase subunit TatA/TatB, giving the protein MFGVGAPEALFIGLIALFVFGPGNLAEATRIAGAMLGKAQRKLDEANAELISADYPDEWFVERGLQTDDLFDERPVD; this is encoded by the coding sequence GTGTTCGGCGTGGGCGCCCCGGAGGCCCTGTTCATAGGACTCATCGCGCTTTTCGTCTTCGGTCCCGGCAATCTGGCCGAGGCAACCAGGATTGCGGGGGCGATGCTCGGTAAGGCTCAAAGGAAGCTGGACGAGGCCAACGCTGAACTTATATCTGCGGATTACCCGGACGAATGGTTCGTGGAACGTGGCCTGCAAACAGATGATCTCTTCGACGAGCGCCCCGTGGACTGA
- a CDS encoding DUF7544 domain-containing protein, translated as MGAREVRYGDLIKDTFRITLRNRYLWFFGFFAGASIPSGGGGGFNQENFEQSGGGASSMVAQVGPGDLGGAAFVVGLVVVAVLVALLFIVMSLISQGGLSESVAAVDGGQGRGFGSTFRSGLGNFWRVLGYYVVFFLIGLGLLVAIGIPIALLIGGTFAVTQSVGVRIAVAVLVGLLGVAALIAVFIPLSVIGQYALREIVVRGERVFGSVRAGYGVFRRNIGRSLLLWLIHLGLMIAIGIAMIIALLLIGLILFIPTIVLGISDYTTAAVITGVIAGLILLPIFLIASGAAGTFGHAFWTLAYLRLTAPDAFPTPNIQDPV; from the coding sequence GTGGGTGCTCGAGAGGTGAGGTACGGCGACCTCATAAAGGACACCTTCCGGATAACGCTCCGTAACCGCTACCTCTGGTTCTTCGGCTTCTTCGCCGGCGCGTCGATACCTTCGGGGGGCGGCGGTGGCTTCAATCAGGAGAACTTCGAGCAGTCGGGCGGCGGCGCCTCGTCGATGGTCGCCCAGGTTGGCCCGGGCGATCTCGGCGGCGCGGCGTTCGTCGTGGGGCTCGTGGTGGTGGCGGTCCTTGTCGCGTTGTTGTTCATAGTGATGTCGCTGATCTCGCAGGGGGGCCTGTCGGAGAGCGTCGCCGCCGTAGACGGGGGCCAGGGGCGCGGGTTCGGGTCCACCTTCCGGTCGGGTCTCGGCAACTTCTGGCGGGTGCTCGGGTACTACGTGGTCTTTTTCCTGATAGGGCTCGGCCTGCTCGTCGCGATTGGAATCCCGATCGCCTTGCTGATCGGCGGCACCTTCGCCGTCACGCAGTCGGTCGGCGTCCGGATCGCCGTCGCCGTTCTGGTGGGGCTGCTTGGCGTTGCGGCGCTTATCGCGGTCTTCATCCCGCTGTCCGTGATCGGGCAGTACGCCCTGCGGGAGATCGTGGTCCGCGGCGAGCGCGTATTCGGGTCCGTGAGGGCAGGGTACGGGGTCTTCCGCCGCAACATCGGCAGGAGCCTGCTCCTGTGGCTCATACACCTGGGGCTCATGATCGCGATCGGGATAGCGATGATCATCGCCCTGCTGCTGATCGGCCTGATCCTGTTCATCCCCACGATCGTGCTCGGCATCTCGGACTACACCACGGCGGCCGTCATCACCGGCGTGATAGCCGGCCTGATCCTGCTCCCCATCTTCCTCATCGCCTCGGGCGCCGCCGGCACCTTCGGCCACGCCTTCTGGACCCTCGCCTACCTCCGCCTGACCGCGCCGGATGCGTTCCCAACACCCAACATCCAAGACCCCGTGTAG
- the accB gene encoding acetyl-CoA carboxylase biotin carboxyl carrier protein, which produces MRSEEEKRQDQLPLDQVEKVVALLRESGVGEIRVRQGETEISVKAMPETAPAPVTVQRSPGTEAPVEAPDVSPEVNGLHAIRSPLVGTFYRAPAPGESSYVEVGDTVKAGQVLCIVEAMKMMNEIVADVSGEVVEVVAENSAGVEYDQTLFRLRPDEG; this is translated from the coding sequence ATGCGAAGCGAGGAAGAAAAACGGCAGGATCAGCTCCCGCTGGATCAGGTCGAGAAGGTGGTGGCCCTCCTGCGCGAGAGCGGGGTGGGGGAGATCCGGGTCCGCCAGGGCGAGACCGAGATCTCCGTAAAGGCGATGCCCGAGACCGCGCCAGCCCCGGTCACCGTGCAACGGTCCCCCGGGACCGAGGCCCCCGTCGAGGCGCCGGACGTCTCGCCCGAGGTGAACGGGTTGCACGCGATCCGCTCGCCGCTGGTCGGCACTTTCTACCGGGCGCCGGCGCCCGGAGAGAGCTCCTACGTGGAAGTGGGGGACACCGTCAAGGCTGGGCAGGTCTTGTGCATCGTCGAGGCCATGAAGATGATGAACGAGATCGTCGCTGACGTCTCGGGCGAAGTCGTCGAGGTCGTAGCCGAGAACTCAGCGGGCGTCGAGTACGATCAGACCCTCTTCCGCCTCCGACCCGACGAGGGGTAG
- the mutL gene encoding DNA mismatch repair endonuclease MutL, with protein MSINVLDPRVAQQVAAGEVVDRPASVVKELVENALDAGATRIEIELESGGTSRILIRDDGSGMPPEDARLSVLRHATSKIQKVEDIEAVTTLGFRGEALPSIASVSSFCLTTSTGEGAATKVAVEGGANAEVSPASHPKGTTVLVDRLFYNVPARRAFLKGPRAERAAIVETVTHVAVAHPKVAFRLTEGGRDYLSLPEAGDLLERLAQIHGVAKARALREVKYESGAFEISGYAALPSLTEGGRSCQTISVNGRFVRADNLHRGIDNAYRATVPSGRYPPVAVEITADPRRVDVNVHPTKQVVRFSEERAAREALTAAVRAAIEWRPPAPTSTPRATERAYAQDRFSVPPARGGPFVAENRPIYPATPPRDLREVRERLSEASLPFTEQVAEDRPPYGELPERGALPPLEDLRVIGQLAAGYILVEEPESLWVVDQHVAHERAILDGLNDSDSPATVQSLLIPEVVELSPGDAELAAASLEELAVYGFEAEPFGPRSVRVTAVISTLADRDVAGAFKDALSAIKGSDPGHSREDRILATIACHSAVKMGDKMSQPEMEKLIRDWLTCRLPATCPHGRSICYRIGLNEVARKLDRH; from the coding sequence GTGAGCATCAACGTCCTCGACCCCCGGGTGGCCCAGCAGGTCGCCGCCGGGGAGGTGGTCGACCGCCCGGCCTCCGTCGTGAAGGAGCTGGTCGAGAACGCCCTGGACGCCGGGGCGACACGCATCGAAATCGAGCTGGAGAGCGGCGGCACCTCCCGCATCCTGATCCGGGACGACGGCTCGGGCATGCCCCCCGAGGACGCCCGCCTCTCCGTCCTGCGCCACGCCACGAGCAAGATCCAAAAGGTCGAAGACATTGAAGCCGTAACCACCCTGGGCTTCCGCGGCGAGGCCCTCCCTTCGATAGCGAGCGTCTCCTCCTTCTGCCTCACCACCTCGACGGGCGAGGGCGCCGCGACGAAGGTCGCCGTGGAGGGCGGCGCGAACGCGGAGGTCTCCCCCGCCTCCCACCCCAAAGGCACCACCGTCCTCGTGGACCGCCTCTTCTACAACGTCCCGGCCCGCAGGGCTTTTCTGAAGGGACCGCGGGCCGAACGCGCCGCCATCGTCGAGACCGTCACCCACGTCGCAGTCGCCCACCCGAAAGTCGCCTTCCGCCTGACTGAGGGCGGGAGGGATTACCTGTCCCTGCCCGAGGCAGGCGATTTGCTGGAGCGGCTCGCCCAGATCCACGGCGTCGCCAAGGCGCGGGCGCTGCGCGAGGTCAAGTACGAGTCGGGCGCTTTCGAGATCTCGGGCTACGCCGCCCTGCCGAGCCTCACGGAGGGCGGCCGGTCCTGCCAGACGATCTCGGTGAACGGACGCTTCGTCCGGGCGGACAACCTCCACCGCGGCATCGATAACGCCTACAGGGCGACGGTTCCGTCGGGCCGGTATCCGCCTGTGGCCGTGGAGATCACGGCCGACCCCCGCCGCGTAGACGTGAACGTCCACCCCACGAAACAGGTGGTCCGCTTCTCGGAGGAACGCGCCGCCCGCGAGGCACTCACGGCCGCCGTCCGCGCCGCCATAGAGTGGCGCCCCCCAGCCCCAACCTCGACCCCGCGCGCCACCGAACGGGCCTACGCCCAGGACCGCTTCTCCGTCCCCCCGGCAAGAGGGGGCCCCTTTGTTGCAGAAAACCGTCCTATCTACCCCGCCACCCCACCGCGGGACCTGCGCGAGGTCCGCGAACGCCTCTCGGAGGCCTCGCTGCCGTTCACGGAGCAGGTGGCCGAGGACCGTCCTCCCTACGGCGAGTTACCCGAGAGGGGCGCGCTTCCGCCGCTTGAGGATCTGAGGGTAATAGGCCAGCTCGCCGCTGGCTACATCCTCGTCGAGGAGCCCGAGTCGTTGTGGGTTGTCGACCAGCACGTCGCCCACGAGCGGGCCATCCTGGACGGGCTAAACGACTCGGACAGCCCGGCCACCGTGCAGAGCCTGCTCATCCCCGAGGTCGTCGAGCTCTCGCCCGGCGACGCGGAACTGGCCGCCGCGAGCCTTGAAGAGCTCGCCGTCTACGGCTTCGAGGCCGAGCCATTCGGCCCCCGCTCGGTGCGGGTGACCGCCGTGATCTCCACCCTCGCCGACAGGGACGTCGCGGGCGCCTTCAAGGACGCCCTCTCGGCCATAAAGGGCTCGGACCCGGGCCACAGCCGCGAGGACCGCATCCTCGCCACCATAGCCTGCCACTCCGCCGTGAAGATGGGCGACAAGATGTCCCAGCCGGAGATGGAGAAGCTAATTAGGGATTGGCTCACCTGCCGCCTCCCCGCCACCTGCCCCCACGGCCGCTCCATCTGCTACCGCATAGGTCTCAACGAGGTAGCCCGCAAGCTCGACCGGCATTGA
- a CDS encoding response regulator produces the protein MRPNTEDRGVPPTGEINGKTGRIMILDDHAVFRQALAVMLEYRAGFEVYADISSPEEASAALEGLNGELDLAVVDLDLPGGGAEEFIRELGEKASGATVLGLTASRENVARQWGTSEVLTTGVCVDDILAAARQLVG, from the coding sequence ATGCGACCGAACACAGAAGATAGGGGTGTACCCCCGACAGGCGAGATAAACGGCAAGACCGGGCGGATCATGATCCTCGACGACCACGCCGTCTTCCGGCAGGCCCTGGCGGTGATGCTGGAATACCGGGCCGGTTTCGAAGTCTACGCGGATATCTCCTCGCCGGAAGAAGCGAGCGCGGCCCTCGAAGGCTTGAACGGCGAACTGGACCTGGCAGTCGTGGACCTCGACCTCCCCGGCGGTGGAGCGGAAGAGTTTATCCGCGAGTTGGGTGAGAAGGCGTCGGGTGCCACGGTGCTAGGGCTGACCGCGAGCCGCGAAAACGTCGCCAGGCAATGGGGTACCTCCGAAGTGCTCACCACGGGGGTGTGCGTAGACGACATCCTCGCGGCGGCGAGGCAACTCGTTGGGTAG
- a CDS encoding SDR family NAD(P)-dependent oxidoreductase — protein sequence MPKLDGKVAVITGASSGIGEATAEALAAEGASVVVAARREDRLADLSNRIEEGGGRVLAASCDVTDEGQAHGLIRKAEEEFGRVDILVNNAGVMLLSSVGKGLSDEWRRMFDVNVLGLLYTTDAAIETMKRQGGGHLVNISSVAGRKVTRDSSGVYAGSKFAVGAISEGLRQELLQDNIRVTIVEPGAVATELADHITDEDARESLGGLLNLEILQAEDIANAIVYAVTQPERVSVNEILIRPTQQPV from the coding sequence ATGCCCAAACTCGATGGCAAGGTAGCTGTAATAACGGGCGCTTCGAGCGGCATCGGCGAGGCCACGGCCGAGGCCCTCGCCGCCGAGGGCGCCTCCGTGGTCGTCGCGGCCAGGCGCGAGGACCGGCTCGCCGACCTGTCCAATCGGATAGAAGAGGGCGGCGGCAGGGTGCTTGCGGCGTCCTGCGACGTGACCGACGAGGGGCAGGCGCACGGCCTGATCCGAAAAGCCGAAGAGGAGTTCGGCCGCGTGGACATCCTCGTCAACAACGCCGGCGTCATGCTCCTCTCCAGCGTCGGCAAGGGCCTCTCCGACGAGTGGCGCCGCATGTTCGACGTCAACGTCCTGGGCCTCCTCTACACCACAGACGCCGCCATAGAGACGATGAAGCGCCAGGGCGGCGGCCACCTCGTCAACATCTCCAGCGTCGCCGGCCGCAAGGTGACCCGCGACTCCAGCGGCGTCTACGCCGGCAGCAAGTTCGCCGTCGGCGCCATCTCCGAAGGCCTGCGCCAGGAGCTGTTACAGGACAACATCCGCGTGACCATCGTCGAGCCGGGCGCGGTAGCCACGGAGCTAGCCGACCACATCACGGACGAGGACGCCAGGGAGAGCCTGGGCGGCTTGCTGAACCTGGAGATCCTGCAGGCCGAGGACATAGCCAACGCCATCGTCTACGCCGTGACCCAGCCCGAGCGCGTAAGCGTCAACGAGATCCTGATCCGCCCGACGCAGCAGCCCGTCTAG
- a CDS encoding ATP-binding protein — translation MRLDDQVCSHCGRELTAEWVEFPPALQKKYGKGGEWYYHPCTPECEKKNDTREWELMRRNARVGALKEKSGLSKRMKGYTLTSFKPYVSPAAARAMEKVQEYLKDWDENRKTGHGLYFVGDVGTGKTHLAVAVMNELIARKRVPALFVTVPELLDNMRGTYNAPGRNIDEWMDSVKNADLLLLDDLGAERANDWVRERIFVIVNHRYREELPTIFTSNTGPKDLAAQLGERTASRIISMCDWISLEGEDYREAEVRRGL, via the coding sequence TTGAGGCTCGACGACCAGGTCTGTTCCCACTGCGGCCGGGAGCTGACCGCCGAGTGGGTCGAGTTCCCCCCCGCCCTCCAGAAGAAGTACGGCAAGGGCGGCGAGTGGTATTACCACCCCTGCACCCCCGAGTGCGAGAAAAAGAACGACACGCGCGAGTGGGAGCTCATGCGCCGCAACGCCCGCGTCGGCGCCCTCAAAGAAAAGAGCGGCCTCTCCAAGCGCATGAAGGGCTACACCCTCACTAGCTTCAAGCCCTACGTGAGTCCCGCCGCGGCGAGGGCCATGGAGAAGGTCCAGGAGTACCTCAAAGACTGGGACGAGAACCGGAAAACCGGCCACGGCCTGTACTTCGTCGGCGATGTTGGGACAGGCAAGACTCATCTCGCGGTCGCGGTGATGAACGAGCTAATAGCCCGCAAGCGGGTGCCTGCGCTCTTCGTCACGGTGCCAGAGCTTCTGGACAACATGCGCGGGACCTACAACGCCCCTGGCAGGAACATCGACGAGTGGATGGACTCCGTGAAGAACGCGGATCTTCTCTTGCTCGACGACCTCGGGGCGGAGCGGGCCAACGACTGGGTCAGGGAGCGCATCTTCGTCATCGTCAACCACCGCTACAGGGAGGAGTTGCCGACCATCTTCACGTCCAACACGGGGCCCAAGGACCTCGCCGCCCAGCTCGGGGAGAGGACGGCCAGCAGGATCATCTCGATGTGCGATTGGATCTCCCTCGAAGGCGAGGACTACCGCGAGGCCGAAGTGAGGCGAGGCCTGTGA
- a CDS encoding circularly permuted type 2 ATP-grasp protein, with the protein MRFERALPGTNEVFGPDGLPRRIYEGVFEELEGAGPARWDEKRAKAHEALLEEQHSFGVLRGDKTHPTDWIPRIVPASDWARLRSGLEQRLRAINEFLRRLEAGKDEVVPQEVLESSILYDTGTPNRFGPVPVRQIAFDVVAVESHKAGQTGGWEYLVIEENAKMPVGLAAMTRRRRMGEEIFFPKTYKNLPVYPLDGWLARLGDSLRASSPKGPEATLAVVSSGPADQFYLDHHIYAHEMGAILAETKELEIDGGFLVHVPTGRRIDVVYERVDEDTLYAEVPGLLECHLAGKVHVLFAPNSEVIDDKGVGVFVPEMVRRYLGEEPLIENARTWSLAVEEDRRYVMENFADLVVKSRGGYGGKEVMIGPEETRAGVEKFRRLVKENPVEYVAQETIDFSTHVLCETNEAGDDFLLRDSYADYRVLVLAPDPEDPGVVEAVPGSLSRVAAPGKHVVNISSGGKMKDTWVLER; encoded by the coding sequence GTGAGGTTCGAGCGCGCACTGCCTGGCACAAACGAGGTTTTCGGGCCCGACGGCCTGCCGCGCCGGATCTACGAGGGCGTCTTCGAGGAGCTGGAGGGGGCGGGCCCCGCCCGCTGGGACGAGAAGAGGGCGAAGGCCCACGAGGCGCTTCTGGAGGAGCAGCATTCTTTCGGGGTGCTCCGGGGGGACAAGACGCACCCGACGGATTGGATCCCGCGCATAGTCCCCGCCTCGGACTGGGCCCGCCTCAGGAGCGGCCTCGAACAGCGCCTGCGCGCCATAAACGAGTTCCTCAGAAGGCTCGAAGCCGGCAAAGATGAGGTGGTCCCGCAGGAAGTCCTCGAGAGCAGCATCCTCTACGACACGGGTACGCCCAACCGTTTCGGACCCGTGCCGGTGCGCCAGATCGCCTTCGACGTCGTCGCCGTCGAGAGCCACAAGGCCGGGCAGACGGGCGGCTGGGAATACCTGGTAATAGAAGAGAACGCCAAGATGCCCGTCGGCCTCGCTGCCATGACCAGAAGAAGACGGATGGGGGAGGAGATCTTCTTCCCGAAGACCTACAAGAACCTCCCCGTCTACCCCCTCGACGGCTGGCTCGCCCGCCTCGGGGACTCCCTGAGGGCCTCATCTCCCAAAGGCCCCGAAGCCACGCTCGCCGTCGTTTCGAGCGGCCCCGCCGACCAGTTCTACCTGGACCACCACATCTACGCCCACGAGATGGGCGCTATTCTGGCCGAGACCAAAGAGCTTGAGATAGACGGTGGCTTCCTCGTGCACGTTCCGACCGGGCGCCGCATAGACGTGGTCTATGAACGCGTGGACGAGGACACGCTCTACGCGGAGGTGCCGGGCCTCCTCGAGTGCCACCTCGCGGGCAAAGTCCACGTCCTCTTCGCGCCCAACTCGGAGGTCATAGACGACAAGGGCGTCGGCGTCTTCGTCCCGGAGATGGTGCGCCGTTATCTGGGGGAGGAGCCCCTGATAGAGAACGCCCGAACCTGGTCGCTCGCCGTCGAGGAGGACAGGCGCTACGTGATGGAGAACTTCGCGGATCTCGTCGTCAAGAGCCGGGGGGGCTACGGCGGCAAGGAGGTCATGATCGGGCCCGAGGAGACACGGGCGGGCGTCGAGAAGTTCCGCCGGCTGGTAAAGGAGAACCCGGTCGAATACGTGGCCCAGGAGACCATAGACTTCTCGACCCACGTCCTCTGCGAGACGAACGAAGCCGGCGACGACTTCCTCCTGCGCGACTCGTACGCGGACTACCGGGTGCTCGTGCTCGCGCCGGATCCCGAAGACCCCGGTGTCGTGGAGGCCGTGCCCGGTTCTCTGAGCCGGGTGGCGGCGCCGGGCAAGCACGTCGTGAACATCTCCAGCGGGGGCAAGATGAAAGATACGTGGGTGCTCGAGAGGTGA
- the accC gene encoding acetyl-CoA carboxylase biotin carboxylase subunit — MIGKVLVANRGEIALRIIRACRELGIRSVAVYSTADRDSLHHELADESVCIGPPPAGQSYLNVPAIISAAELTGADAVHPGYGFLAENARFAEILERVGLKLVGPSSGVIAMMGDKAAAREAARKAGVPITPGSDGVCGSASEVKRVGAEVGYPLVIKASAGGGGKGMRVVENEGEVENAFLGASREAGASFGDGAVYVERYLTSLRHVEVQVLSDSSGATVAFPERDCSIQRRYQKLIEESPAPDLTEKMRDGLLSAASDLVGTLGYEGAGTVEFVVSGDEYFFIEMNTRLQVEHPVTEMVSGVDLVGEQLMIASGEPLAIPDSALVADGHAMEFRINAEDARRNFLPQAGPVEFYNPPGGPGVRVDSHLYAGYRVPPNYDSLLAKLIVHARTRDAALRRGLRALDEFAVSGPETTIPLHLAILEDEEFRRGGVGTRFLADRELVTEAGLLRLVRRDGSSAA, encoded by the coding sequence ATGATCGGCAAGGTCCTCGTCGCGAACCGGGGCGAGATCGCCCTCAGGATCATCCGGGCCTGCCGCGAGCTCGGCATCCGCAGCGTCGCCGTCTACTCCACCGCAGACCGCGACTCCCTGCACCACGAGCTTGCGGACGAGTCCGTCTGCATAGGCCCGCCGCCGGCTGGCCAGAGCTACCTGAACGTGCCGGCCATCATCTCGGCCGCGGAGCTCACCGGGGCAGACGCCGTCCATCCGGGCTACGGTTTTCTGGCCGAGAACGCCCGCTTCGCGGAGATACTCGAGAGGGTAGGGCTGAAGCTCGTCGGTCCTTCGTCCGGGGTGATCGCGATGATGGGGGACAAGGCGGCGGCCAGGGAGGCTGCCAGGAAGGCCGGCGTCCCGATCACGCCCGGCTCCGACGGCGTCTGCGGGAGCGCCTCCGAGGTGAAGCGGGTGGGCGCCGAGGTCGGTTACCCGCTGGTCATCAAGGCCAGCGCCGGCGGCGGGGGCAAGGGTATGCGCGTCGTGGAGAACGAGGGCGAGGTCGAGAACGCCTTTCTCGGCGCGAGCCGCGAGGCGGGGGCCAGCTTCGGCGACGGGGCCGTCTACGTCGAGCGGTACCTTACGAGCCTGCGGCACGTCGAGGTGCAGGTCCTCTCCGACTCCTCGGGGGCAACGGTCGCCTTCCCGGAGAGAGACTGCTCGATCCAACGCCGCTACCAGAAGCTTATAGAGGAGTCCCCGGCGCCCGACCTCACGGAAAAGATGCGCGATGGCCTCCTGTCCGCCGCCTCGGATTTGGTCGGCACTTTAGGCTACGAGGGGGCCGGGACCGTCGAGTTCGTCGTCTCCGGGGACGAGTACTTCTTTATAGAGATGAACACGCGGCTGCAGGTGGAGCACCCGGTAACGGAGATGGTAAGCGGGGTCGACCTCGTGGGCGAGCAGCTCATGATCGCCTCTGGCGAGCCCCTGGCTATCCCGGATTCTGCGCTCGTGGCCGACGGGCACGCGATGGAGTTCAGGATCAACGCCGAGGATGCCCGGCGGAACTTCCTACCGCAGGCCGGACCCGTGGAGTTCTACAACCCGCCCGGCGGCCCCGGCGTCAGGGTCGACTCGCACCTCTACGCCGGCTACAGGGTGCCTCCGAATTACGACTCGCTCTTGGCGAAACTGATAGTCCACGCCCGCACCCGCGACGCCGCCCTCAGGCGCGGCCTGCGCGCCCTGGACGAGTTCGCCGTCTCGGGTCCGGAGACGACGATCCCGCTCCACCTCGCCATCCTCGAAGACGAGGAGTTCCGCCGCGGCGGCGTCGGCACCCGCTTCCTCGCCGACAGGGAGCTCGTGACGGAGGCGGGTCTGCTGCGCCTCGTCCGTCGGGATGGTTCCTCGGCCGCGTAG
- a CDS encoding DUF1385 domain-containing protein, with translation MAGDAVKEERMQFGGMARWDGLDLFGPNYMSVAYRKGGEIHVQVEPSNIPKIENPLALKISRLPIVRSVFLWGRLLIQVVGSIWTLVFFAATMAVLWLFVRLMEFGSGGGGALGGLFSFFAAFPILPILLLFFAGMKLSPIGRYHGAEHKAVAAYEKYGEVTMQGARSSSRIHPRCGTNILVYIVLAALLDPLIAWWGYAFLQFILISEAWFVLGQTRPSIAIGNLFQRYLTTTEPRRAELEVAVESMNRLLEAEQGRAGDEKKVQVPARY, from the coding sequence GTGGCCGGAGACGCCGTGAAAGAAGAGCGGATGCAGTTTGGGGGGATGGCCCGCTGGGACGGGCTCGATCTCTTCGGCCCCAACTACATGAGCGTCGCCTACCGGAAGGGCGGGGAGATCCACGTCCAGGTAGAGCCGTCGAACATCCCCAAGATAGAGAACCCGTTGGCGTTGAAGATCTCGCGCCTCCCGATAGTCCGCTCGGTCTTTCTCTGGGGCAGGCTCCTGATCCAGGTCGTCGGATCCATCTGGACCCTCGTCTTCTTCGCCGCCACGATGGCCGTCCTCTGGCTCTTCGTCCGTCTGATGGAGTTCGGCAGCGGTGGAGGCGGCGCCCTTGGCGGCCTCTTCTCCTTCTTCGCCGCGTTCCCCATCTTGCCCATCCTGCTTCTCTTCTTCGCGGGGATGAAGCTCTCCCCGATAGGCCGCTACCACGGCGCCGAACACAAGGCCGTCGCCGCCTACGAAAAATACGGCGAGGTGACGATGCAGGGGGCGAGATCCAGCAGCCGCATCCACCCCCGCTGCGGCACCAACATCCTGGTCTACATAGTCCTCGCGGCCCTCTTAGACCCCCTCATCGCCTGGTGGGGCTACGCCTTCCTCCAGTTCATCCTCATCTCGGAAGCCTGGTTCGTCCTCGGCCAGACCCGCCCCTCAATAGCCATCGGCAACCTCTTCCAGAGGTACCTGACCACAACAGAACCCCGCCGCGCCGAGCTAGAAGTAGCCGTCGAGTCCATGAACCGCCTGCTCGAAGCTGAGCAGGGCCGCGCGGGCGACGAGAAGAAGGTCCAGGTGCCGGCGCGGTACTGA